TCTGTCAGTGTTTTGATTGTTTTTTCCAGCGCGCGGATTTTATCCCGCATGGAAGCCAGATTGCGAACGATTGCCGCACTTTTTTCCCACTCGGCGTTTTTCGCCAGCGGATAAAAACCCGTGTACTGCCCCGCTTCGAGGATCGAGCGCGAGACCATGCTGCCCGACGAGATGTGCACCCGGTCGGCGATGGTCAGGTGGCCCAGCACCATCGCCGCACCGCCGAAGGTGCAGTACTTGCCAATCTTGGCGCTGCCGGCCACGCCGACGCAGCCAGCCATCGCCGTGTGCGCGCCGATGTGGCAGTTGTGGCCGATCTGGATCTGGTTGTCGAGCTTGACGCCGTCCTCGATGATGGTGTCGGCCAGCGCGCCGCGGTCGATGGTGGTGTTGGCGCCGATGTCGACGTCGTCGCCGATGATCACGCGGCCGGTCTGCGGAATCTTGATGTAGACGCCGCCCTCGTTGGCGAAGCCGAAGCCGTCGGTGCCGATCACGGCGCCCGAATGGATGATGCCGCGCTTGCCGATTTCGCAGCGCGCGTGGAAGGTCGCGTTGGCGAACAGATGGGTGCCCTCGCCGATCACCGCGCCCTTGCCGATGAAGCAGCCGGCCTCGATCACGGCGCCAGCCTTGATAACGGCGCCGTCCAGGATGGTCACGTGCGGCCCGACGTGCGCGCTCGGGTCCACTTGCGCGCTGGCCGCCACGCTGGCGCTCGGGTCGATGCCCGGCAGAGACGCCACTTCGTCCAGCGCCGCGAAATACTGCGCGGCGCGGGCGAAATACACGTAGGGATTATTCGTGACGATGCGCGCGCCGGTGTACGAGGCGGCGACGAATTCGTCGTCGGCGCCCGACACGATCAGCGCGGCCGCGCCGCTCGATGCCGCCTGCGCGCGCAATTTGCTGTTGGAGAGGAAGCTGATGTGATCGGCCCCGGCGTCCGCCAATGGGGCGATCCCGCTCACTTCGAGGTTCGGGTCTCCCACCAGCTGGCCGCCCAAGCGTTCGACCAATTCACCTAGTCGCGTGCCCATCTGGTTGTCCGTTCGATGTCTGGTCAAGCGCTATTTGTCGAGCTGCTTGATGATGTTGTCGGTGATGTCCACTCCCGGCCGCGCCCACAGCACGTCCCGGAACAGGACCACGTCGATTTTTTCCTGTTCGGCGAACCGGCCGATCAGCGCATGCGCCTTCGCGGTGATCAGTTCGCGCTCTTCATTCTTGCGCTGCTGCAGGTCGTCGCGATAGGCGATCTCCTTGCGCCGCGCTTCCTTGTCGAGGTCGAGCAGTTCGCGCCGGCGCCGCGTGCGTTCCGGCTCGGACAGAGACGCCTCGTCGGCATCGTACTGCTCCGACAGCTTGCGCAGCCGCGCCACCATTTCCGCGTTCGCCTTCGCGCGCCCGGAAAACTCCGCCGCGATGCGGGCGTCGGCCGCCTTGGCCTGTTTCGTTTCCGAGTACAGCCGCTCCGGGGCGACGTAGGCCACGCGTGCCGGACCGCCCTGTGCGTGCGCCGCGGCCGCCAATGCCAGCAACCCCAGCGCGCTCCATCTGATTCTGAAAAGTGTCACGTATTATTTGTCGAGCAGCTTGATGATCTTGTCGGTGATGTCGATGCGCGGGCTGGTCCAGGCCGACTCCTGCAGCACCACGTCGAGGTGATCCTGCTCGGCGATCTGTTCGATCAGCTTGTAGGCTTTTTGCGCGATGTTGGCGCGCTCTTCGCTTTTACGCTGCAGCAGGTCCTCGTTGAACTCGCGCTGGGTGCGCTGGACATCCTTCTCCAGATCGGCCACTTCGCGATAGCGCCGCGTGCGCTCTGGCTCGACCAGGTTCGGTGCGTCGGCGTCGAGCTTTTCCGACAGCGCCTTCAGGCGCGCCAGCATGTCGCGGTTGGCCTTCTGGCGCTTCGAGAACTCCGCTTCGATCTTGGCGTCGGCCGCTTTCGCCAGCTTGGAGTCGGTCATCAGGCGCTCGGTGAAGACGAAGCCGATGCGGCTCGGCGCGTTCTGCGCCTGGGCCAGCGAACATGCGCACAAGGCCGCCATGGCGAGCGTCCTGGGCAGCAAGGCAGTCACAGTTTTCAACATAATTCTCCGCTATCTCGGTAGTCTACTGGCGACAGGCATCGATCAGAAACCGGTACCCATCTGGAACTGGAAGCGCTCAATGCGGTCGAGGTACTTCTCATTCAAGGGCTTAGCATAACTCAACTTCAGCGGGCCCACCGGCGAGATCCAGGAGATGCCCAGGCCGGCCGAGTAACGCAACTCGGACAGGCGCATCTTCTGGTTTTCCTGGTACACCTGGCCGGCGTCGAAGAAGCCGAACCAGCGCAGGCTCTTGTCAGGACCGCCGCCCGGGAACGGCATCTGCAGTTCGGTATTGGCGATCAGGCGCTTGGCGCCGCCCAGCGCGTCGCCGAAGTTCGGGTCCACCACGCCCAGCGAGGAGCTGGTGTAGCCGCGCACCGAGCCGATGCCGCCGCCGTAGAAGTTCTTGAAGACCGGGTAGCTGGTGCCGCGGATGCCGTGGCCGTAATCGAACTCGCCCTTGAGCGCCAGGGTGACCATGCGCGTGAGCGGACGGTACCACTGCTGCTCGTAGACCGCGCGGTAGTACTTCGAGTTGCCGACCAGGTCGAGCTCGAGGTTGGCGCGCTGGAAGCGGCCGATCGTCGGGGTGATCGCGCTGTCGCGGCTGTCGCGCGCCCAGGCGGCCGTCAGCGGCAGCGAATTGGTGGTGGCAGAGCCGACACCGCCCGGGATGTGGGCGAACTTCTCCACGTAGTCCCGGTAGCGCTGCGGGCTCGAGCTGTCGGTCTCGATGGTGGTGCGCTCGACGCCGGCGCCGAAGAACACGGTGTCGGTTTCCGAGAACGGCACGCCGAAGCTCATGCGCCCGCCGGTCTGCTTGACGGTGAAGCTGCCGGTGTTGAGCGCCGGCGGACGCGTCGTGCGCAGGTACACCTCGAACGAGCGCGACACGCCGTCGTCGGTGAAGTACGGATTGGTCTGCGAGAACGCGATGGTGCGGCTGTAGCGGCTGGTGTTCAGTTCGATGCCGACGGTGTTGCCGCTGCCGGCGAAGTTGGCCTGCTGGATCGACGCGGTGAAGGTGAACTTCTCGGCCTGCGAGAACGCGCCGCCGATCATGAAGTTACCGGTCGGCTTTTCGGTCACGGTCAGGTTGATGTCGACCTGGTCGGACGTGCCCTGGGCTTCCGGCGTGTCCACCGTGACGTCCTTGAAGTAGCCGAGGCGGTCGACGCGGTCGCGCGAGAGCTTGATCTTGTTGCCGTCGTACCAGGAGCCCTCGAACTGCCGGAACTCGCGGCGGATCACTTCGTCGCGCGTGGTGG
This window of the Massilia sp. R2A-15 genome carries:
- the lpxD gene encoding UDP-3-O-(3-hydroxymyristoyl)glucosamine N-acyltransferase, translated to MGTRLGELVERLGGQLVGDPNLEVSGIAPLADAGADHISFLSNSKLRAQAASSGAAALIVSGADDEFVAASYTGARIVTNNPYVYFARAAQYFAALDEVASLPGIDPSASVAASAQVDPSAHVGPHVTILDGAVIKAGAVIEAGCFIGKGAVIGEGTHLFANATFHARCEIGKRGIIHSGAVIGTDGFGFANEGGVYIKIPQTGRVIIGDDVDIGANTTIDRGALADTIIEDGVKLDNQIQIGHNCHIGAHTAMAGCVGVAGSAKIGKYCTFGGAAMVLGHLTIADRVHISSGSMVSRSILEAGQYTGFYPLAKNAEWEKSAAIVRNLASMRDKIRALEKTIKTLTDKS
- a CDS encoding OmpH family outer membrane protein translates to MLALAAAAHAQGGPARVAYVAPERLYSETKQAKAADARIAAEFSGRAKANAEMVARLRKLSEQYDADEASLSEPERTRRRRELLDLDKEARRKEIAYRDDLQQRKNEERELITAKAHALIGRFAEQEKIDVVLFRDVLWARPGVDITDNIIKQLDK
- a CDS encoding OmpH family outer membrane protein; this translates as MLKTVTALLPRTLAMAALCACSLAQAQNAPSRIGFVFTERLMTDSKLAKAADAKIEAEFSKRQKANRDMLARLKALSEKLDADAPNLVEPERTRRYREVADLEKDVQRTQREFNEDLLQRKSEERANIAQKAYKLIEQIAEQDHLDVVLQESAWTSPRIDITDKIIKLLDK
- the bamA gene encoding outer membrane protein assembly factor BamA; the encoded protein is MKLHSDRFALPFFRRSLIGAAALALCAGHALAVNPFVVKDIRVEGIQRTEAGTVFSYLPVRVGETFDDEKSITAIKALYATGFFKDVRLEEENGVLVVLVEERPAISTVDFTGTKEFEKDVLIKALKEIGVGEAKIFDKASVDRAEQELKRQYLSHGLYGVKITTTVTPIERNRVTVMFNVDEGDIARIKGINIVGNKHFTDKELRETMALSTSGWFTWYSKADQYSKTKLTGDIEALKSFYLNRGYLEVNIESTQVSITPDKKDIYLTINITEGEKYTVSGVKLDGEMFGREEELKSLLLLKPGSTYSGELLTESNKRISDRLGTFGYAFANVNANPEIDREKRQVAFTFFIDPGKRAYVRHMNIVGNTTTRDEVIRREFRQFEGSWYDGNKIKLSRDRVDRLGYFKDVTVDTPEAQGTSDQVDINLTVTEKPTGNFMIGGAFSQAEKFTFTASIQQANFAGSGNTVGIELNTSRYSRTIAFSQTNPYFTDDGVSRSFEVYLRTTRPPALNTGSFTVKQTGGRMSFGVPFSETDTVFFGAGVERTTIETDSSSPQRYRDYVEKFAHIPGGVGSATTNSLPLTAAWARDSRDSAITPTIGRFQRANLELDLVGNSKYYRAVYEQQWYRPLTRMVTLALKGEFDYGHGIRGTSYPVFKNFYGGGIGSVRGYTSSSLGVVDPNFGDALGGAKRLIANTELQMPFPGGGPDKSLRWFGFFDAGQVYQENQKMRLSELRYSAGLGISWISPVGPLKLSYAKPLNEKYLDRIERFQFQMGTGF